The following coding sequences are from one Streptomyces sp. NBC_01431 window:
- a CDS encoding helix-turn-helix domain-containing protein, with translation MAANTGSTFLRIMLGAELGRLREKAGLSGEQAAKAAACAPSTITNLEKGTTGFRRIGQFTDLLDAYGIDDVGQELLVDWYKNAKGEDWWTPNTSVLPSGMPAYLGFESGAVGLNTWVPSVVYGLLQTEQYARALIESAKAADERTTEFVDSSVAVRANRKKIITEQGVELVCVMDEGALRNMVGDPGIMRGQYEEIIRLNELPNVTVQIIPFSAPAYRVTAGPFTLLHFEPTSLPGPVLSMDTVSHAVQVISKPRVVKQFQRRFDFLSRAALPAHETSAVVERIAREV, from the coding sequence ATGGCGGCGAATACCGGCTCCACCTTCCTGCGGATCATGCTGGGAGCTGAACTGGGGCGTCTGCGCGAGAAAGCAGGTCTGAGCGGCGAACAAGCCGCCAAGGCTGCAGCCTGCGCACCGTCGACCATCACGAACCTGGAGAAGGGAACGACTGGGTTCCGGCGCATAGGGCAGTTCACTGATCTGCTCGACGCGTACGGTATCGATGACGTCGGTCAGGAACTGCTCGTCGACTGGTACAAGAACGCCAAGGGCGAGGACTGGTGGACGCCAAACACATCCGTTCTGCCGTCCGGGATGCCCGCCTACCTGGGGTTCGAGTCTGGCGCGGTCGGCCTGAACACCTGGGTCCCGAGCGTCGTGTACGGCCTGCTGCAAACGGAACAGTACGCACGCGCGTTGATCGAGTCGGCTAAGGCGGCAGACGAGCGCACCACCGAGTTCGTCGACAGCTCGGTCGCGGTTCGAGCTAACCGCAAGAAGATCATCACTGAGCAGGGGGTGGAGCTCGTCTGCGTGATGGACGAGGGGGCGCTGCGCAACATGGTCGGTGATCCAGGCATCATGCGCGGCCAGTACGAGGAAATTATCCGCCTCAACGAGCTTCCGAACGTGACGGTGCAGATCATCCCGTTCTCCGCTCCGGCATACCGCGTGACGGCAGGTCCGTTCACGCTCCTACACTTCGAGCCCACATCGCTGCCCGGGCCGGTCCTGTCGATGGACACGGTTTCACATGCGGTACAGGTCATCTCGAAGCCGAGGGTGGTCAAGCAGTTTCAACGTCGCTTCGACTTCCTGTCACGCGCCGCACTACCCGCCCACGAGACATCTGCAGTAGTCGAACGAATCGCACGAGAGGTCTGA
- a CDS encoding class I SAM-dependent methyltransferase: MTAVGVRRRDAAHWDRAFKHGAEYVPVDEDELELFRIHVKAEPGMRAVDLGCGTGSWTRELAKLGLDVMGFDFSHVAIKKATALTQGHEWAGPRRKGDAEITAPRFGVWDVTGDAIPLHLAPRCFDIVTMRHSAAYFGDLQRLLGDARRWLTPDGVVYIVTPVIEQLPSRLTHRGLTEHEVQTLRTGWRSTEYNVSLDGSVIAVILQYPR; this comes from the coding sequence ATGACAGCTGTGGGCGTACGGCGCAGAGACGCCGCGCACTGGGACCGGGCCTTCAAGCACGGCGCCGAGTATGTGCCGGTCGACGAGGACGAGCTGGAGCTCTTCCGGATCCATGTGAAGGCGGAGCCCGGGATGCGGGCTGTAGACCTCGGATGCGGAACCGGTTCCTGGACACGGGAGCTCGCCAAATTGGGCCTGGACGTCATGGGCTTCGACTTCTCGCACGTGGCGATCAAGAAGGCGACCGCGCTTACGCAAGGCCACGAGTGGGCAGGCCCTCGTCGCAAGGGCGACGCCGAGATCACTGCCCCCCGATTCGGGGTTTGGGACGTCACCGGTGACGCCATCCCTCTGCATCTGGCGCCGCGATGCTTCGACATTGTGACGATGCGTCACTCTGCTGCCTACTTCGGTGACTTGCAGCGTCTGCTGGGCGACGCCCGGCGCTGGCTGACGCCCGACGGTGTCGTCTACATCGTGACTCCGGTGATCGAGCAACTCCCGTCCAGGCTCACCCACCGCGGACTGACCGAGCACGAGGTGCAGACCCTCCGCACGGGATGGCGGAGCACGGAGTACAACGTCAGTCTGGACGGGTCCGTGATTGCGGTGATCCTGCAGTACCCCCGATAA
- a CDS encoding B12-binding domain-containing radical SAM protein: MPAPQSTQSTELPRTEQLDFIAGADSTRPLDAVFVNAPLRDYSKRPRVNDYTLPVLGLGYIATYAKREGFNTGVLDAEAHGLGIQETADIVNAVRPRWAGFNLLAPTYAISAHIASLLDPNVLVMAGGHHAKAAPEMVLRDDRFHNLSALILGEGETRVAALLEDVRRRAEMAKVMWRDRLLNTTACGIPDPKTSARWLAPDINELPFVDRSFLPQDPYLAEDGRLEANLVCSRGCPYECGFCGAAASMNPEVTIRTRHPLNILAEMDFLHDEYGVTAFRAVDDLFLGLRRVIHPAMDVFTQARVGERYVWDATGRINILAREDDAMLATLARNGLREVALGIESGSDRILKAMDKRITAEMTLTVTRRLLAHGISVKGYFILGYPGESHSDIAATIKHIRDLWKLSDQLRGTFRASIFTFRPYPGSPIWDDLVKQGYDPQQMQSYSDVDLTSQGADEAMRGRDEYQFTTGLQFGEVPLPELDQHLVDLMREQYQRTHTPQATA; the protein is encoded by the coding sequence ATGCCCGCGCCACAGAGCACACAGAGCACGGAGTTACCGCGAACTGAACAGCTCGACTTCATCGCCGGCGCCGACTCGACCCGGCCCCTCGACGCCGTCTTCGTCAACGCGCCCCTGCGCGACTACAGCAAGCGCCCGCGGGTCAACGACTACACCCTGCCGGTCCTGGGCTTGGGATACATCGCCACCTACGCCAAGCGGGAGGGCTTCAACACCGGAGTGCTGGACGCGGAAGCCCACGGTCTGGGCATCCAGGAGACCGCGGACATCGTGAACGCGGTGCGGCCGCGCTGGGCAGGCTTCAACCTCCTCGCCCCGACCTACGCCATCTCCGCCCACATCGCCTCCCTCCTCGACCCGAACGTCCTGGTCATGGCAGGCGGCCACCATGCCAAAGCCGCCCCCGAAATGGTGCTGCGCGATGACCGGTTCCACAACCTGTCCGCTCTGATCCTCGGTGAAGGCGAGACCCGGGTCGCCGCCCTCCTAGAGGACGTACGCCGCCGCGCCGAGATGGCCAAGGTCATGTGGCGCGACCGGCTGCTGAACACCACCGCCTGCGGCATCCCCGACCCCAAAACGTCCGCCCGCTGGCTGGCACCCGACATCAACGAACTCCCCTTCGTCGACCGATCATTCCTCCCGCAAGACCCATACCTGGCAGAAGACGGCCGCCTGGAGGCAAACCTGGTCTGCTCGCGCGGCTGCCCGTACGAGTGCGGGTTCTGCGGAGCCGCCGCGAGCATGAACCCAGAAGTCACCATTCGCACCCGCCATCCGCTCAACATCCTCGCCGAGATGGACTTCTTGCACGACGAGTATGGCGTCACCGCGTTCCGCGCCGTCGACGACCTCTTCCTCGGCTTGCGCCGCGTCATCCACCCAGCCATGGACGTCTTCACCCAAGCCCGGGTCGGTGAGCGGTACGTGTGGGACGCCACCGGTCGCATCAACATCCTGGCCCGCGAGGACGACGCCATGCTCGCAACGCTCGCCCGCAACGGGCTGCGCGAGGTCGCTCTCGGCATCGAATCCGGCTCGGACCGCATCCTCAAGGCGATGGACAAGCGAATCACCGCCGAGATGACCCTCACGGTCACCCGCCGCCTGCTGGCCCACGGGATCAGCGTCAAGGGGTACTTCATCCTCGGCTACCCCGGCGAAAGCCACAGCGACATCGCCGCGACCATCAAACACATCCGCGACCTGTGGAAACTCTCCGACCAGCTCCGCGGCACCTTCCGCGCCAGCATCTTCACCTTCCGCCCCTACCCGGGCTCCCCCATCTGGGACGACCTCGTCAAACAGGGCTACGACCCGCAGCAGATGCAGTCCTACAGCGATGTCGACCTCACGTCCCAAGGTGCCGACGAAGCGATGCGCGGCCGGGACGAGTACCAGTTCACCACCGGCCTCCAATTCGGCGAAGTTCCGCTGCCCGAACTCGACCAGCACCTCGTCGACCTCATGCGCGAGCAGTACCAGCGCACCCACACCCCGCAGGCCACCGCATGA
- the tmk gene encoding dTMP kinase produces the protein MNRGLFITVDGPGGTGKSTTIQHTAPLLTAAGHTVHTTTQPSPNPFGATIRHMANEMQGRSLALAVAADRFHQLDTEIQPHLEVGHTVLLDRYLPSTLVLQRLDGLSIDYLLTINAQLAVPDLAVILLADPDVILARLEKRGTRHRFELDPKSTLRELELYREAVPVLSQLGYPTATIDTTRLTPEGVAHAIAHAASAPGASVNSTVPPAKLENPKP, from the coding sequence ATGAACAGAGGCTTGTTCATCACCGTGGACGGACCCGGCGGCACCGGAAAGTCCACCACCATCCAGCACACGGCACCGCTGCTCACCGCCGCAGGCCACACCGTGCACACCACCACCCAGCCCTCACCCAACCCCTTCGGAGCCACCATCCGGCACATGGCCAACGAGATGCAGGGCCGCTCCCTGGCGCTCGCCGTCGCAGCCGACCGCTTCCACCAGCTCGACACCGAAATACAGCCCCATCTCGAGGTCGGCCACACCGTCCTCCTGGACCGCTACCTGCCCTCCACCCTGGTCCTGCAACGCCTCGACGGGCTGAGCATTGATTACCTGCTCACCATCAACGCGCAGCTGGCAGTCCCCGACCTTGCGGTCATCCTCCTCGCGGATCCGGACGTGATCCTGGCCCGGCTGGAGAAACGCGGAACCCGGCACCGCTTCGAGCTCGACCCCAAGAGCACCCTGCGGGAGCTGGAGCTCTACCGGGAAGCCGTTCCGGTCCTCAGCCAACTCGGCTACCCCACCGCGACGATCGACACCACACGCCTCACTCCGGAGGGCGTCGCCCACGCGATCGCCCACGCCGCATCCGCCCCAGGCGCTAGCGTCAACTCAACTGTTCCTCCAGCCAAGTTAGAGAATCCGAAACCATGA
- a CDS encoding NUDIX domain-containing protein, producing the protein MSDSTSTVTAPITDVHIIVRNGQEILLSQRGGAYGYGQWHLPSGKLERGENETPAQAAARELHEETGLEADPETLTLQHTVIHHQGDGTPDRLGFFFETTKYAGDVVNRETDKCLALEWFAEHDLPDNLIPYPAIGLTGSLTQPGGLTYHNWPED; encoded by the coding sequence ATGAGCGACAGCACCTCCACCGTCACCGCCCCGATCACGGACGTCCACATCATCGTCCGCAACGGGCAGGAAATCCTGCTCTCCCAGCGCGGCGGCGCCTACGGATACGGCCAGTGGCACCTGCCCTCCGGGAAGCTCGAACGCGGCGAGAACGAGACTCCTGCGCAGGCAGCAGCCCGCGAACTTCACGAGGAGACCGGCCTCGAAGCCGACCCCGAGACATTGACGCTCCAGCACACCGTCATCCATCACCAGGGTGACGGCACACCCGACCGGCTCGGCTTCTTCTTCGAGACCACGAAGTACGCCGGCGACGTGGTCAACCGAGAAACCGACAAATGTCTGGCCCTGGAATGGTTCGCCGAGCACGACCTGCCCGACAACCTGATCCCATACCCTGCCATCGGCTTGACCGGCAGCCTCACGCAGCCCGGAGGCCTCACCTACCACAACTGGCCCGAAGACTGA
- a CDS encoding glycosyltransferase family 2 protein, which translates to MPLVSVVMPVYNSAATLGAAVRSVLTQTHSDVELLITDDQSSDGSMDLLREFAAQDERVLPLSAPERGGAGRARNLAIERARGDYVAFLDSDDMWLPEKTKKQLAFAAEGDAPLTFTSYFKMDADYDGESTDWVPNERVIRARAHVDYRAMLVRDRIGALTAMYDRNALGTRLMPEMRKRQDYALWLSIMRDGADARGLAEPLAVYRAGQAGSLSSNKMSLVKYNWSLYREHEELSVPQATRALAGAVWQSLRNSRI; encoded by the coding sequence GTGCCTCTGGTGTCTGTCGTGATGCCCGTCTACAACTCGGCGGCCACCCTCGGCGCGGCCGTCCGATCGGTACTCACGCAGACGCACAGCGACGTGGAGCTGCTGATCACCGATGATCAGTCCTCCGACGGCTCGATGGATCTGCTGCGCGAGTTCGCCGCCCAGGACGAGCGCGTACTGCCCCTGTCGGCGCCCGAACGGGGTGGTGCGGGCCGAGCCCGCAACTTGGCTATCGAGCGGGCCCGCGGGGATTACGTGGCCTTCCTCGACTCCGATGACATGTGGCTGCCCGAGAAGACCAAGAAGCAGCTCGCTTTCGCCGCCGAAGGCGATGCGCCGCTGACGTTCACCAGCTACTTCAAGATGGACGCCGACTACGACGGCGAGAGCACCGACTGGGTCCCCAACGAGCGGGTGATCCGCGCGCGGGCGCACGTGGACTACCGCGCGATGCTGGTCCGGGACCGCATCGGTGCTCTCACCGCCATGTACGACCGCAACGCCCTGGGCACCAGGCTCATGCCAGAGATGCGCAAGCGACAGGACTACGCGCTGTGGTTGTCGATCATGCGGGACGGCGCCGACGCCCGCGGCCTGGCCGAGCCGCTTGCGGTGTACCGGGCGGGCCAGGCGGGATCGCTGTCCTCCAACAAGATGTCCTTGGTCAAGTACAACTGGTCGCTGTACCGCGAGCACGAGGAACTGTCGGTCCCGCAGGCGACGCGGGCGCTGGCCGGAGCTGTATGGCAGTCGCTGCGCAACTCGCGCATCTAG
- a CDS encoding helix-turn-helix domain-containing protein, with translation MDRHPLTYLRRQRHWSMGDLARLLRTEARALGLRSGIDRNRIWRWETGTTPTAESQVLLACLLDVPAAVIAQLPWPHWLPAFEQPAEFSPSGSRAALREVQVTRMDRRSFLVFSSSALVDAAANWARVEPDHLNRALDGQGIDAELLEWLEQRASELSAMPIGLGSPVPALIDAHLHTAIELIAQDRHTLPQGRRLHTVAANLAHRAGWLRFDADRHADAQRHWQAAVHAAHQADDRDLAAATLSDLAYQATWLARPADAIRILEHARTRTRTPAVRSLLDVRRARACAILQDRSATTHALASAETELERMRPQSTPAVVSWMSLADVNADAGRCWLDLGDPSRANAAIGTGLAELDPRRARTKAVFLTYRAEGALHRHDAAAAATDARTALDTALDSGAARCIELVSAFITRLDQRNEQPLLELSEYAGTRLAR, from the coding sequence ATGGACCGACATCCGCTGACATACCTGCGCCGGCAGCGTCACTGGTCGATGGGCGACCTCGCCCGGCTTCTGCGCACCGAGGCCAGGGCTCTAGGACTACGCAGCGGCATCGACCGCAACAGGATCTGGCGCTGGGAAACCGGCACCACGCCCACCGCGGAGAGCCAGGTCCTGTTGGCCTGCCTCCTGGACGTGCCAGCCGCCGTGATCGCACAGCTCCCGTGGCCCCACTGGCTGCCCGCCTTCGAACAGCCCGCCGAGTTCAGCCCGTCGGGAAGCCGAGCAGCCCTGAGAGAGGTTCAGGTCACCCGCATGGACCGACGATCCTTCCTGGTCTTCAGCAGCAGCGCCTTGGTCGATGCCGCCGCGAACTGGGCCCGCGTCGAACCCGATCACCTGAACCGGGCTCTCGACGGTCAGGGCATCGATGCCGAACTACTGGAATGGCTGGAGCAACGCGCCAGTGAGCTGAGCGCGATGCCCATCGGGCTCGGCTCGCCCGTCCCCGCGCTCATCGACGCGCACCTGCACACCGCGATCGAGCTCATCGCCCAGGACCGCCACACCCTGCCCCAGGGACGGCGCCTGCACACGGTGGCCGCCAACCTGGCCCACCGCGCCGGCTGGCTCCGCTTCGACGCCGACCGCCACGCCGACGCCCAACGCCACTGGCAAGCCGCCGTCCACGCCGCCCACCAGGCCGACGACCGGGACCTGGCCGCAGCCACCCTCTCCGACCTCGCCTACCAGGCAACCTGGCTCGCCCGCCCCGCCGACGCCATCCGCATCCTCGAACACGCCCGCACCCGCACCCGAACACCCGCCGTCCGCTCCCTGCTCGACGTACGCCGCGCCCGAGCCTGCGCGATCCTCCAGGACCGCTCCGCAACCACACACGCCCTTGCCTCAGCAGAAACCGAACTGGAGCGCATGCGCCCTCAGTCGACACCCGCCGTGGTCTCCTGGATGTCACTCGCGGACGTCAACGCAGACGCCGGACGGTGCTGGCTCGACCTCGGCGACCCCAGCCGCGCCAACGCAGCCATCGGCACCGGACTGGCCGAACTGGACCCACGCCGCGCCCGCACCAAAGCCGTCTTCCTCACCTACCGAGCCGAAGGCGCCCTCCACAGGCACGACGCAGCCGCAGCCGCCACCGACGCCCGCACCGCACTCGACACCGCCCTCGACTCCGGAGCCGCACGCTGCATCGAACTCGTCTCCGCCTTCATCACCCGCCTCGACCAGCGCAACGAGCAACCCCTCCTGGAACTCAGCGAGTACGCCGGCACCCGGCTAGCCCGATAG
- a CDS encoding NAD-dependent epimerase/dehydratase family protein, with amino-acid sequence MDCLADLKDARVTVTGGFGLVGSRIVHRLRGLGARPVAVGRLDAYGSGVYSSVFNISPRDPDVIVGDITDAALMDDLVGGSDFVIHAAALADVAECTRNPAAALAANIHGTQTVLDAAARHSCTLKRLVFVSSASVYGLGSRSEGRAARFSENDALTPGSVYANTKLWGEHQTALALSSAAASYAVVRYFSVFGEPQVVKENSHSWVVAWFAMRAALGLPLHLNGGGGQVRDFVHVDDIADATLLTAVAGDAHRATLNVGTGRATSIRQIADQVRRHYPDAQVIETPRPQDDPLGGCADTTRMRQLLGWTPQVTVEDGVDRYVRWLRQTPEAIPEWLHTAARAQATAVA; translated from the coding sequence GTGGACTGCTTGGCTGATCTGAAGGATGCGAGGGTGACCGTGACGGGCGGCTTCGGCCTGGTCGGCAGCCGCATCGTGCACCGGCTCCGTGGGCTGGGTGCCCGGCCCGTGGCCGTGGGCCGCCTGGACGCGTACGGTTCCGGTGTCTACTCCTCCGTCTTCAACATTTCCCCGCGTGACCCGGATGTGATCGTGGGCGACATCACCGATGCCGCGCTGATGGACGACCTGGTCGGAGGCAGCGACTTCGTCATCCATGCCGCGGCCCTGGCCGATGTCGCGGAGTGCACGCGCAACCCGGCGGCGGCTCTCGCGGCCAACATCCACGGAACCCAGACCGTGCTGGATGCGGCGGCCCGGCATTCCTGCACGCTCAAGCGGCTGGTCTTCGTCTCGTCGGCGAGCGTCTACGGCCTCGGATCCAGATCAGAAGGCCGTGCCGCCCGGTTCAGTGAGAACGACGCGCTGACACCGGGGTCGGTCTACGCCAACACCAAGCTGTGGGGCGAGCACCAGACTGCCCTGGCCCTGAGCAGCGCAGCCGCCTCGTACGCGGTCGTGCGGTACTTCTCGGTCTTCGGCGAACCGCAGGTGGTGAAGGAGAACAGCCACAGCTGGGTAGTGGCCTGGTTCGCGATGCGGGCCGCGCTCGGTCTGCCCCTGCACCTCAACGGCGGCGGCGGGCAGGTCCGTGACTTCGTGCACGTCGACGACATCGCCGACGCGACGCTCCTCACGGCCGTCGCCGGCGACGCGCACCGGGCGACGCTCAACGTCGGTACTGGCCGCGCCACCTCCATCCGCCAGATCGCGGACCAGGTGCGACGCCACTACCCCGACGCGCAGGTCATCGAGACGCCCCGGCCGCAGGACGATCCGCTTGGAGGCTGCGCGGACACAACGCGCATGCGCCAGTTGCTGGGCTGGACGCCCCAAGTGACCGTCGAGGACGGGGTGGACCGCTACGTGCGGTGGCTTCGACAGACGCCCGAGGCGATCCCGGAATGGCTCCACACGGCGGCCCGGGCCCAGGCGACGGCCGTGGCGTGA
- a CDS encoding glycosyltransferase family 2 protein: MGTRPKELADLLASVHRQTVPAARTVVVAQGCEVPELPPWVETVHLSENLGVTGGRNVALDHLRDMDLVLDLDDDGLLVADDVFATIHTLYGAEPRLGIVGFRIADETGVTQRRHVPRLRAGDPMRGGLVTGFLGGAHVLSQKMLTEVGDWPDAFFFAHEETDMAWRAIDAGWQVRYAPELLLQHPRTSPARHAFFYQVNARNRVYLARRHLPAPLVPLYLGVWVVLTVARTRSLGGLRAWFGGFAEGWRTPCGRRRPMRWRTVWKLACLGRPPVI, encoded by the coding sequence ATGGGCACGCGTCCCAAGGAGCTGGCGGATCTGCTGGCGTCGGTGCATCGTCAGACGGTTCCGGCGGCCCGGACCGTGGTGGTCGCGCAGGGCTGCGAGGTGCCGGAGCTGCCGCCGTGGGTCGAGACGGTTCACCTGAGCGAGAACCTCGGGGTGACCGGCGGCCGCAATGTCGCGCTTGATCACCTGCGCGACATGGACCTGGTACTCGACCTGGACGACGACGGGCTGCTGGTTGCCGACGACGTCTTCGCCACCATTCACACGCTCTATGGGGCTGAGCCCCGGCTGGGCATCGTCGGCTTCCGCATCGCGGACGAGACCGGAGTGACCCAGCGCCGGCATGTGCCGCGGCTGCGGGCTGGTGACCCGATGCGCGGTGGCTTGGTGACCGGCTTTCTGGGCGGCGCGCACGTCCTGTCGCAGAAGATGCTCACCGAGGTCGGTGACTGGCCGGACGCCTTCTTCTTCGCGCACGAGGAGACCGACATGGCCTGGCGGGCGATCGACGCCGGCTGGCAGGTCCGCTACGCGCCGGAGCTCCTGTTGCAGCACCCGCGGACGTCCCCGGCCCGGCACGCGTTCTTCTATCAGGTCAACGCCCGCAACCGGGTCTACCTCGCACGCCGCCACCTCCCGGCCCCCCTCGTCCCCCTCTACCTGGGCGTGTGGGTGGTGCTGACCGTGGCCCGCACCCGAAGCCTTGGCGGACTGAGGGCGTGGTTCGGCGGATTCGCCGAGGGCTGGCGCACACCGTGCGGGCGGCGGAGGCCGATGCGCTGGCGCACGGTGTGGAAGCTGGCTTGCCTCGGTCGGCCACCCGTGATCTGA